A stretch of DNA from Gemmatimonadota bacterium:
AAAACTCATGGGCGACTACTTACCAATGCGGTAGGCGGTTGGATACCCGATTCGCAAGCCATAAATGACTGCATTGGGATATTTGGCAAGTAGCTGTTTCGTAGCGACTAAATCGTCGGCGTTGATTTCGTATTCACCTGTTTCAATATCTATGACCAAGAACTTGCCTTTGTGCTTGGGATCCACTTTGTCACGGATTTGTTGCACATATATTAGTTCACCGCGCGATTCGACTTCGTGAGACGTATAATTAGTATAGGGCATGGTCGTTTGGTCGTTCTCTTATCACTCTGAGGAGGCCAATGGCTCCAGAGCAATTCTTACACACGCACATACGCCTTGCCAATCGCGGTCAGATAGATGGCCGACAAGCGTAGGATGGGTAGCGGAGGGTAGGGTGACAAAAAAACTGCGAAAAACTGAGGGTATCCTCAAGCCAGCCTGCGACCAATCTTGCAATACATAGTCCATAGGACCAAGCGCTACAGTTTGGCTCGTAATCAGGCCAACGATCACATCAGGCCGCGAGGCATGATAAACTGAAGAGGAAACAATCACGGACGGTCGACGTTTGGTGCCGGTCACGCCAGGAAAGTCAAGCACCACCACATCGCCTGGATTAAACAAGGTCTTCCTCCTCTGGATAAAGTACTTCCGCGTACTGTAAGGAGGCCGTGGTCAAATCTTTTTGATCTTGTTCACTCCAGGTGTTACTCTGGTCCCCAACATTGACCTTGGGTTGTACCTGTAAAATTGTTTTCATATCCTGCCAGTGGGTCTCCACAAATCGGAGGCTTGTTTTCAACTCTCCCAATTTCAGCGATACTTCTGGCTTGTCCGAATCCTTCATCAGAGCATGATACAAGGCACGCAAGGCACTTTTATCGCGCTTCACAAATTCCTTGTACCTCGCCGCGCACTCTGGACATAAAGCAAGAAACTGCACCTCGTGTTCCTTGTGAAAGTAGTCTATAGAAAGAGCCTCTACCGCCTCAAAGTAATACTCATCATCGCGCTTTTTGAACGGCATCTCCTTTTGACATATCTGGCAGATCAACTGATCGTCCTGGTTGGTGTACTGATTCCTAAGATAGATGTCAGGCTCAATCTCTCCTCGTGTAGTCCGAGTACTTATTTCTCTCGTCTTAGATTCTTTCTTTGGCGCATCTTTCACTTGATCCCTGAGTTGCTTTTTTCGGCGTTCAGAGTTAGTGGAAACTCTTTCAGGAAATTCTGGTTTTTTTTCTTTTAATTCTCTTTCAGCTTTCCACCGTCTGAATCCCTCGGGATCTTGTCTTAATAGTTCGATATCTTCAGTTGAGATGCCAACTTCTTCCGCAAGTTTTGCAATGACATTCTTCTTCATACCAAGTTGATCCGCTAATTTATCATCGGGTACGAATGATTCAGGCAGATCATCAAGGGTTAGTTCGCTCGGTTTATGCATATTTCCATTAGGGTCTGGTAACCAAGCAGTGTCAGTCAATAGCTTGCCAAACCCAGATAGTCGATTTTCTTTTTTACTGCGCTCATAAGATTGCCTTTTTGATGTTTCCACAATTCCGCGAATGCAATCAGAATTGGGTATAGCTATTTCATTCCATATAAATGTACTTTTCTCAAGACTTGGATTAGCTATTGTACATTTCAGTCCCTCAACATGTATATTAGGATCAAATCCATTGAGTCCTCTTTTGTGATCACCGCGACGACTTTCGATGTTGACGTGTCCTTCCCGATTCTTCTCTCTCCGGTTTATCCTTACGGTTTTGCTAACTCCCAAGTCTTTGAACAATGCAGATTGGGGATGGTCTAGTTTGACACAGGCAAAAGAATCATTGCTGGCAAAATACATACACAAATTATCACTTCCAAAATAGACTTGATCTGGCTTTCGATAGATTGTTTTTTCCAAACTGAGGCACTCTGCAAGAATGAATGATGTTACCCGCAATTGTTCCTGAAGTCGCTCTTTCTTCTCTTGGGAATCCGTTTTGTATGCCCGCTCAATTTTTTTGAGGTCGTGTTTGTTCTCATCAGGGTCAATCATTACTGAATCGTCCGTATATTTCGGTAGTATTCCCCTGATTACTTCTTCGACAATATCCAACTTCGGGACGCCCAACTCCTGTAGGAATTTTTGGACTTTTTCATCCGACGAGAGCGTTACTTTCACGATTGGCAACGGAGTTTCAGTATCCGTTCCAATGGCTAAGGATGCGTTTGGCGAGCCGTCATACTGGAATGGGTTGACGTGAGACCCATCTTGAAGACGCAGAATGGGTTTTTTTCGGAGAACACTCCACGAGTGTTGCCACAATGCGTTTTGTCCAGACAAGAATTCATAGAACCTAATGAACCATTCGTCGTCTTGGGTGGCAAGAAATTGTTTAGATAGATTGCGTGCGAACACTTCCGGGTCAACTTCTTCGACCTCGAGTTCTTGCATCAAATAAGACCGTAGATCGGGTGTGCGGTCTTGGGTGATTTCATCCGATAGCCACTTGATCTCATTATCCGATTGAAACAATGCACTAAGTTGTTCTTGATTCAAAATCTTCATAAGTGCAGCACCACGGACGAGTTTAGCGTTCCGGGCAGCGATAAACGTGCCGTCATTAGCCGGGAGTAGTTCCTTTTTCATAAGTGCTTTGCGCACTTTTGTGAAGATGAGGTAAAAATCTCCGTAGTAACCACCATTGCTATAGTAATACTGACTATCTGAACACCTAATTGGTAAGGCTTCCAAAAGAGAGACCGACAGCAAACCCATCTTCTTTAACTGTCTAAGTGCTTCAACAACCAACTCAGCAGTTTCTTCAATTAGCTTTTTATTCCAAGCATCATTTTCTAGAATATCGTTGCGTGCTGGCGTTGTGCGATATGGCCCCTGAATCAAGAAGCCCATTCTTGTATCTTTTTTTGTCGGGAAATAAACAACTAACGGCGAATCATTAATTTTTTTTATAAACTCAGTATTATCTTCTTGGTTGACTTCAAGTTTAAATCCTACCTCAATATGGACATAGTTACTATTATCAGGAGTCTTCACACTACGCTCAAAGAGTAGCCAATTTTCCTCCTCTTCCTGATTATTTTTCTCGCCAATTACAGTAACGCGGTGCGCGGTTTTACAAATATTGTCTTTTTTTCTTTCCTTCAGGTACTGTCCTTTTTCTCCATCCGGCGCGACACTCCATTTGATTTCGTCAATTCGCCTCAAGAATAGCAATACTCTCGGTCCAAGGTCTCGCAATTTATTTAAAATGAGATTAAAGGCTTGTTTTGCGGATAAATTTTTATGATCGAATGGAAAAACGAAGACAGTCTCACCGGATGCTATTGAAAGGCTGTGTGTTGGCTCTTTCGCTTCAGGTCTGATATATCGTTTAATCACAAAATGTTCATCGCCAGAATGAATTTCTGGAGAAGCTGTAAATGCATAAACTGACTTGAATCCGATGCCAAACTTGCCAATCTGAATGAAATCCTCTTTTTTCGTCCCTTTCAAGACATCGGATATTCCTCTAACATCTTCTTCGTTAAATGGCGTGCCGAAATGTCTAAATTCAAGTCTGTCACTGAAAAGTCGAAACTGAACTGCACAGTGGGAACCGCCGTTAGGATTTTGTCTAAAGCGTCTCTCTAAAGCATCCTCGGCGTTCTGTAATAATTCATATATGAAATGGGATCTATCGCTGTATAACTGTTCTGAGATGAGTTGCCCAATATCGTCAAATTCTTCGCCGCGCCGACGTATATTGTCTTCGCGGATTTTCTTGTAGTCA
This window harbors:
- a CDS encoding type II toxin-antitoxin system PemK/MazF family toxin, with amino-acid sequence MFNPGDVVVLDFPGVTGTKRRPSVIVSSSVYHASRPDVIVGLITSQTVALGPMDYVLQDWSQAGLRIPSVFRSFFVTLPSATHPTLVGHLSDRDWQGVCACVRIALEPLASSE